A section of the Candidatus Acidiferrales bacterium genome encodes:
- the rdgB gene encoding RdgB/HAM1 family non-canonical purine NTP pyrophosphatase, whose product MKIVLATHNRHKVEEIRNILSDLPLELSSLDNFPEIGEIDEDGETLEDNARKKARTVFEKTGILSIADDTGLEVDALGGRPGVYSARYSGENATYEANNRKLLLELKGVPFEKRGAKFRCVISIFGKGIDEIAVGEVPGKILNEVSGANGFGYDPLFQPDGYKMSYAGMDPGLKNKMSHRARALEEAKRTLTDLIRNR is encoded by the coding sequence ATGAAGATCGTTCTTGCAACCCACAACCGACATAAGGTTGAAGAAATCAGAAACATTCTATCGGACCTGCCTCTGGAACTGTCGTCATTGGATAATTTTCCGGAGATCGGCGAGATAGATGAAGATGGAGAGACGCTCGAAGATAATGCAAGGAAGAAAGCGAGGACTGTTTTTGAAAAGACAGGTATTCTTTCGATCGCCGACGACACCGGACTCGAAGTGGATGCCCTCGGCGGAAGACCCGGAGTTTATTCCGCGAGATACTCGGGCGAGAACGCGACTTACGAGGCAAACAACAGGAAGCTCCTTCTGGAGTTGAAAGGCGTCCCATTTGAAAAACGGGGTGCGAAGTTTCGATGCGTGATTTCAATATTTGGAAAAGGAATAGATGAGATCGCAGTCGGCGAAGTGCCGGGAAAAATTCTGAACGAAGTCAGTGGTGCCAATGGCTTCGGATATGACCCATTGTTTCAACCGGACGGATACAAAATGAGTTATGCCGGGATGGATCCGGGATTGAAAAACAAAATGAGTCACCGGGCACGTGCGTTAGAAGAAGCGAAAAGGACTTTGACGGACTTGATAAGAAACCGGTGA
- a CDS encoding methyltransferase domain-containing protein has protein sequence MKQDPYRFHAKIYDRFYEPAAKRLREVGLKAFPPRENLSILDVGCGTGTQLALYQRGGCKLFGIDLSPAMLAIARQRLGETADLRLEDASQMTFDSRTFDLVTMVLTLHEMPARLRSAVLQECKRVVKTDGRIMLMDYHFGPHPFPMGWVWKILVTLMEISAGREHYANYRDFITRQGLKTLVLEQHYTLEKRFIFDSGVAAIYLLEP, from the coding sequence ATGAAGCAAGACCCGTACAGGTTTCACGCAAAAATTTACGATCGGTTCTATGAGCCTGCCGCAAAGAGATTGAGAGAAGTGGGATTGAAGGCATTCCCCCCAAGAGAAAATCTCTCAATCCTTGATGTGGGGTGCGGGACCGGGACACAATTGGCCTTGTATCAAAGGGGAGGCTGTAAACTGTTCGGCATCGATCTATCACCAGCTATGCTGGCGATTGCGCGGCAACGACTGGGCGAAACCGCCGACCTCCGTTTAGAAGACGCCTCACAGATGACATTTGACAGCCGGACATTCGATCTCGTCACGATGGTATTGACACTTCATGAAATGCCGGCCCGGCTTCGTTCCGCCGTGCTGCAAGAGTGCAAGCGGGTTGTGAAAACAGACGGTCGTATCATGCTCATGGATTACCATTTCGGGCCGCATCCATTTCCGATGGGCTGGGTATGGAAAATCCTCGTTACACTAATGGAGATCAGCGCGGGCCGCGAGCATTATGCGAACTACCGTGACTTCATTACCCGACAAGGTCTGAAGACGCTCGTTCTTGAACAGCATTATACTCTGGAGAAAAGATTCATATTCGATAGCGGGGTCGCCGCTATCTATTTACTTGAACCATGA
- a CDS encoding carboxypeptidase regulatory-like domain-containing protein: protein MKGTGKSNLLIVLMIACLVAGCKRPDNAVGPTTGTTGSLVGNIDLMQQDRTFAGNGEGVQVSIQGTSLSTTTDTSGYFKFSDLKAGTYRIIFHKSGFGTAELESYQFVPNDTFSPVVFQILFQIPSYYASALRVVVLDSTVTIHGCLSDSGSYQKLALIFVGMDSTIADYNHSAFYIFAQIPSDSSQFYGSIATQTFHNFGLQSGSVAYLAARTYVGLATYTDSTGKEIYTSFNPNVTRASIVVP, encoded by the coding sequence ATGAAGGGGACTGGGAAGTCGAATTTGCTTATCGTTCTAATGATAGCTTGTTTGGTGGCGGGCTGCAAGCGCCCCGATAATGCTGTCGGACCAACGACTGGCACAACTGGAAGTCTTGTCGGTAACATTGACCTGATGCAGCAAGACCGCACGTTTGCGGGCAACGGAGAGGGTGTACAGGTTTCTATTCAAGGAACTTCTCTTTCAACGACAACGGATACTTCTGGTTATTTCAAATTCTCTGACTTGAAAGCTGGGACCTACAGAATCATTTTTCACAAGTCAGGGTTCGGCACTGCCGAACTGGAGTCATATCAGTTTGTCCCAAATGATACTTTCTCTCCTGTTGTGTTTCAGATTTTGTTCCAGATTCCCAGCTATTATGCTTCGGCACTTAGAGTCGTTGTATTAGATAGCACTGTAACGATCCATGGCTGTTTATCAGATTCTGGGAGTTATCAGAAGCTTGCTCTGATATTTGTCGGAATGGATTCTACTATTGCCGATTACAACCATTCAGCTTTTTATATATTTGCGCAAATCCCTTCTGACTCTTCGCAATTCTATGGTTCAATCGCCACACAGACATTTCATAACTTTGGTCTTCAAAGCGGCTCCGTCGCCTACTTAGCGGCGCGCACTTATGTTGGCTTAGCGACCTACACCGATTCAACAGGGAAGGAGATTTACACGTCGTTTAATCCAAATGTGACCAGAGCGAGTATTGTTGTGCCATGA
- a CDS encoding zinc ribbon domain-containing protein, with amino-acid sequence MFCPHCGKDNQGELKYCLHCGSPLGTLPHPSEQPAQATVVERPTPTALIASGWVVSVLMLFDRAFGSSLGVIFEAAALICAVVLISSKNHTGKTNGWFILALWLIWFLIGFISGYANRVNGSF; translated from the coding sequence ATGTTCTGTCCTCACTGTGGTAAAGACAATCAAGGCGAGTTGAAATACTGTCTACATTGTGGATCGCCTCTCGGGACGTTACCCCATCCCTCAGAGCAGCCCGCTCAGGCCACTGTTGTTGAGCGACCGACTCCGACTGCTCTCATTGCGTCGGGATGGGTTGTGTCGGTACTTATGCTTTTTGACCGTGCTTTCGGTTCATCTCTCGGGGTTATTTTTGAGGCCGCGGCCCTGATATGCGCCGTTGTTCTCATATCCTCGAAGAATCACACGGGCAAGACAAATGGGTGGTTCATCCTTGCCTTGTGGCTCATCTGGTTTCTTATCGGCTTCATATCGGGATATGCTAATCGTGTCAATGGTTCATTTTGA
- a CDS encoding carboxypeptidase-like regulatory domain-containing protein, which produces MSHLSAYKLATQRTANNANQRRFPIRSVSRTLYQGARRDSRGGWEQHKIMSIILRRFVIRLFVWGLLVEATVAYGQVVPRTSSSHYGTITGTVRDSATGEPIHNASIALDSSVQLMVGSDTGGNYLISKVPLGKHSLRASYIGYDAVMRYGVEVAANETTRVDIYFKDQDAKWADQARSDLANGFVRIWFAGLGVSPTPDSAFTEKYGFAPVVLGCNSFGSDAYNAVVIKYLEKRNGQGWYQRFWDDWDAYLKEHGHK; this is translated from the coding sequence ATGTCTCATTTAAGTGCCTACAAACTTGCAACGCAGCGGACGGCTAACAACGCGAATCAACGACGGTTCCCGATCAGGAGCGTGTCCCGCACATTGTATCAAGGAGCGCGGCGTGATTCGCGCGGAGGTTGGGAGCAGCACAAGATAATGAGTATTATACTTCGCAGATTCGTCATCCGATTGTTCGTCTGGGGTCTGCTTGTAGAAGCTACCGTTGCTTATGGACAAGTGGTCCCGCGAACCTCTTCAAGCCATTATGGTACAATCACTGGTACGGTTCGAGATTCCGCCACTGGTGAGCCAATACACAATGCCTCGATTGCTCTAGATTCCTCGGTACAGCTTATGGTTGGGAGCGACACAGGAGGCAACTATTTGATTTCTAAAGTCCCTCTAGGGAAGCATTCATTAAGGGCATCATACATCGGGTATGACGCGGTTATGCGATATGGGGTTGAGGTCGCGGCAAATGAGACTACCCGCGTTGACATCTATTTCAAGGACCAGGATGCCAAGTGGGCAGACCAGGCAAGGTCTGACTTAGCTAATGGTTTTGTTCGAATTTGGTTCGCGGGACTGGGCGTATCTCCGACCCCCGACTCGGCATTTACTGAGAAGTACGGTTTTGCCCCCGTGGTTTTGGGATGTAATTCATTTGGTTCCGATGCTTACAATGCTGTCGTCATCAAGTATCTAGAAAAACGAAATGGACAAGGGTGGTATCAACGCTTTTGGGATGACTGGGATGCTTATTTGAAAGAGCATGGACACAAGTAA
- a CDS encoding alpha/beta hydrolase, which translates to MTRFIFSIVLVFLFTDFYNQKTEVRLEYEKKTFVYKIIGQDSIRSDFYRISDDTIARPIIVWIHGGAFVWGSRNSLPKEQLEFYLDAGYSVLSIDYRLAPETKLCEIIADIKDAIIWVQNNGARLQIDPKRIFVIGHSAGGYLALMTGYILDNPPRAIVSFYGYGDIQSEWCNRPDSFYVSLGMVTKEKAFESIRSSVITSASSNERSDLYVYCRQQGIWTSIISGRDPVKEPKYFDRLCPVKNITSIFPPVLLIHGDKDTDVPFQQSILMDEALSQKNIDHQFIRMAGLGHAFDKLGGGLSNNQISNTFHEVIRFMDKYK; encoded by the coding sequence ATGACAAGATTTATATTCTCTATAGTCCTAGTTTTCTTATTCACCGATTTCTATAACCAAAAAACCGAAGTCAGGTTAGAATACGAGAAGAAGACGTTTGTATACAAAATAATCGGACAGGATTCAATAAGATCCGATTTTTATAGGATATCAGATGATACAATAGCGCGCCCTATTATCGTTTGGATACATGGAGGTGCTTTCGTTTGGGGCAGCAGGAATAGCTTACCCAAAGAACAATTGGAATTTTATCTGGACGCAGGATATTCCGTGTTATCCATCGACTATAGACTGGCTCCCGAAACAAAATTATGTGAGATAATCGCAGATATTAAGGATGCGATCATCTGGGTTCAAAATAATGGCGCACGATTACAAATTGATCCGAAAAGAATCTTTGTAATCGGGCACTCCGCGGGAGGATATTTAGCTTTAATGACCGGCTATATTCTCGACAATCCCCCGCGTGCGATCGTCTCGTTTTATGGTTATGGCGATATACAAAGTGAATGGTGCAATCGACCCGATTCTTTTTATGTCAGTCTTGGGATGGTAACTAAAGAAAAAGCTTTTGAATCAATTCGCAGCTCCGTCATAACAAGTGCCTCCTCCAATGAGCGTTCTGACTTATATGTATATTGTCGTCAACAGGGGATATGGACAAGTATTATAAGTGGTCGTGATCCGGTAAAAGAACCGAAATACTTTGACCGGCTCTGTCCAGTCAAGAATATTACCAGCATTTTTCCTCCTGTGTTGCTCATTCATGGCGATAAGGATACCGATGTGCCTTTCCAGCAATCTATCTTAATGGATGAAGCGTTGAGTCAAAAGAATATTGATCATCAATTTATTAGGATGGCCGGCTTGGGTCACGCCTTTGATAAACTGGGAGGAGGTTTAAGCAACAATCAAATAAGCAACACTTTTCATGAGGTGATTAGATTTATGGATAAATATAAATGA
- a CDS encoding CPBP family intramembrane glutamic endopeptidase, whose protein sequence is MSIHKYNRPILFYSLAIAIPWAFWSVAGYVSHITPYTNRNMAIASVLGFIGLLAPMGVAYWLISKDPDLRADVSKRILNLQSIRPVYLILTLFLMLASILVSQAISLLFGYSPTQFVITGHFTFSSGIFPVWFMLIIAPIVEELGWHSYGTDCLRSRMNLFKTSLLFGVFWGVWHIPLSTIRDYYQSNLIETGWIHGVNFLVSIVPYVLLMNWLYYKTGRNILVAIVFHITAGYFNEIFATHPDSKIIQTILLSVLAVGIVLKEKDFFFQKEWTG, encoded by the coding sequence GTGTCCATCCACAAATACAATCGTCCAATTCTCTTCTACAGTCTGGCGATAGCCATTCCCTGGGCATTCTGGTCCGTTGCCGGCTACGTCAGCCACATCACTCCTTACACAAATCGGAACATGGCCATTGCAAGCGTCCTGGGATTTATCGGCCTTCTAGCCCCAATGGGTGTTGCGTACTGGCTGATCTCAAAAGACCCCGATTTACGGGCCGACGTATCGAAGAGGATCTTGAATCTTCAATCCATAAGGCCGGTCTACCTTATCCTCACTCTCTTTCTGATGCTGGCGAGCATACTTGTTTCTCAAGCGATCTCATTGTTGTTCGGATATAGTCCGACCCAATTCGTCATCACCGGCCACTTCACATTCTCCTCGGGTATCTTCCCGGTCTGGTTTATGCTCATCATAGCTCCCATAGTAGAGGAGTTAGGCTGGCACTCGTATGGTACCGATTGCCTACGCAGCAGAATGAACCTTTTCAAGACTTCATTGTTGTTTGGTGTCTTCTGGGGCGTCTGGCACATACCACTTTCAACCATCAGAGATTACTACCAGAGTAATCTTATCGAAACGGGATGGATCCACGGCGTCAATTTCCTGGTCAGCATTGTCCCCTATGTACTGTTAATGAACTGGCTGTACTACAAGACGGGCCGGAATATTCTTGTCGCTATTGTTTTCCACATTACAGCCGGCTACTTCAACGAGATATTTGCCACACACCCCGACAGCAAGATTATCCAAACAATATTACTGAGTGTATTGGCCGTTGGAATCGTATTAAAGGAAAAGGATTTCTTCTTCCAGAAAGAGTGGACTGGTTGA
- a CDS encoding deoxynucleoside kinase, giving the protein MASQSPKKVFISIAGNIGSGKSSLTKLLSRHFGWIPFYESVEDNPYLSDFYRDMKRWSFHLQVYFLSNRFKNHKKIIEMPESVVQDRSIYEDVEIFARNLHEMGNMDRRDYENYRELFNIMVDYLKPPDLLIYLRANVNTLMKQIKLRGREYEQSIKKEYLERLNSSYEEWITKYNTRSEHSSEGIRNLLIIESDEIDFVNNTGHLDDIIRKVEAAIGNHGSAFRNTPASQLNADT; this is encoded by the coding sequence ATGGCGAGCCAGTCACCCAAAAAAGTATTCATCTCAATTGCCGGAAACATCGGCAGCGGTAAGTCATCCCTCACCAAGCTGCTCAGCAGACATTTCGGCTGGATTCCATTTTACGAGTCGGTTGAAGACAATCCATACCTGAGCGATTTCTACCGCGATATGAAGCGGTGGTCGTTCCACCTGCAGGTTTATTTTTTATCCAACCGCTTCAAGAACCACAAAAAAATTATCGAGATGCCGGAGTCGGTAGTACAGGACAGATCGATTTACGAAGACGTCGAAATTTTCGCCCGCAACCTCCACGAGATGGGCAACATGGACAGGCGCGACTACGAAAATTATCGCGAGCTTTTTAACATCATGGTGGATTACCTGAAACCGCCCGACCTCCTTATCTATCTTCGCGCGAACGTCAATACGTTAATGAAGCAGATAAAGCTCCGCGGCAGAGAATACGAACAGAGCATAAAAAAAGAATACCTTGAACGACTGAACAGCAGCTACGAAGAGTGGATCACAAAATATAACACCCGATCGGAGCATTCAAGCGAAGGCATCCGGAATCTTCTGATCATCGAATCGGACGAGATCGATTTTGTCAACAACACCGGCCACCTGGATGATATCATAAGAAAAGTAGAAGCGGCCATCGGGAATCATGGATCGGCATTCCGCAATACACCGGCATCCCAGCTAAATGCCGACACCTGA
- a CDS encoding NAD-dependent epimerase/dehydratase family protein: MDTILITGANGEIGHGLISYFAEREGVRVVALDLNSLDDSTRSKCYRAYTGDILDGRFLDSMATGHDFDTIYHLAALLSTRAERQPTIAHKVNVDGTLNLLEMAVTQSRLQGKEIKFIYPSSIAVYGLPDIATKHVVGKIKEDEWTEPRTMYGINKLYCERLGRYYTKFYRQLDIHQVGSKVDFRCVRFPGLISAVTLPTGGTSDFAPEMLHYAARGEPYACFVREDTRIPFMAMPDAVSALLKLDAAPREKLGRQVYNVGSFSPSASELNFRVMKAFPSSIVNFKPDSKRQAILDTWPEDVDDSEARKDWGWMPAYDFEKAFDGYLVSAVTRLYKSK, encoded by the coding sequence ATGGACACAATTCTAATTACCGGTGCGAACGGCGAAATAGGACACGGACTCATTTCTTATTTTGCCGAGCGCGAAGGAGTCAGGGTAGTCGCGCTCGATCTGAATTCTCTCGACGATTCGACACGATCGAAATGTTACAGGGCATATACGGGCGACATTCTCGACGGGCGCTTCCTGGATTCCATGGCCACCGGCCACGACTTCGACACCATTTACCATCTCGCAGCCCTTCTCTCCACTCGGGCGGAGCGTCAGCCGACAATCGCGCATAAAGTGAATGTCGACGGTACATTGAACCTTCTCGAGATGGCCGTGACGCAATCGCGGCTGCAGGGGAAAGAGATCAAGTTCATCTATCCCAGCTCGATCGCCGTCTATGGTCTGCCCGACATCGCGACGAAGCACGTCGTCGGGAAAATCAAGGAGGACGAGTGGACGGAGCCGCGGACGATGTACGGCATCAACAAGCTGTATTGCGAGAGGCTCGGCAGGTATTATACAAAGTTTTACCGGCAGCTCGATATACATCAGGTGGGAAGCAAAGTCGATTTCAGATGCGTCAGGTTCCCGGGGCTCATCAGCGCAGTCACGCTCCCGACCGGCGGGACAAGCGACTTTGCGCCGGAGATGCTCCACTATGCCGCGAGGGGTGAGCCGTACGCGTGCTTCGTGCGGGAGGACACGAGAATTCCTTTCATGGCCATGCCCGACGCGGTCTCTGCGCTGCTGAAGCTGGATGCGGCCCCGCGCGAGAAACTCGGGAGGCAGGTTTACAATGTCGGTTCATTCAGCCCTTCGGCGAGCGAGTTGAACTTCCGCGTTATGAAGGCATTCCCTTCTTCCATAGTGAACTTCAAGCCGGACTCTAAACGACAGGCGATCCTTGACACGTGGCCCGAGGACGTCGACGATTCAGAAGCGAGAAAGGACTGGGGATGGATGCCGGCATATGATTTCGAAAAGGCGTTTGACGGGTATCTTGTTTCTGCGGTGACAAGGCTCTATAAGTCTAAATAA
- the recG gene encoding ATP-dependent DNA helicase RecG, producing MPDMNSSSFSGKGSIAEDDVKYLKGVGPKRAEALATVGVKTQLDLLYYFPRRYLDRSRILKIKDAQSALLTPDEVTFVGRIKSLYVKRGGRQFLFAKLADETGTMRCVWFNGVQYFIRAFKEGELIAFSGKVTTYQDEPCLIHPDYDYLEDESDEEFLHTGGIIPVYPATEGLRRVGMDSRGLRRIIRNFLESRQDYEFPDDILPAEVLSTNSLMNFKDAAASIHFPKDERHLGYSQRRFKFEELFYLELLLGIRRNLTKLAPGIQMSAKKNHLVGKLTNEILPFKLTDSQKKVLQEIFIDLKSSHPMQRLLQGDVGSGKTIVALIAILIAVENGYQTAFMAPTEILAAQHFATVKQYVDLLGIKSAMLIGGQKKGDRTQIYSDIEDGSASIVVGTHALIQEKVKFNKLGLIVVDEQHRFGVVQRMALQGKGENPHLLVMTATPIPRTLSLTIYGDLDVSVIDEMPGGRKKIKTALRSESQRESVYKFIREQVLAGQQIFFVYPLVNETEKLDLKAATQSFVRLRDEVFRGFKVGLIHGQMTETEKNDIMLAFKKNAINILAATTVIEVGIDVPNATVMVVEHAERFGLSQLHQLRGRIGRGVHQSYCILMTDEKYLDEKKIRTREDAVAYQRLRLFTSTSDGFKIAEYDLEIRGPGEFFGTKQSGVPPLKLADLIKDRDLIIQARRSAFRIAERDPHLREGQHAKLRETLLKNYRESFEFLKAS from the coding sequence ATGCCTGATATGAATTCCTCTTCCTTCAGCGGCAAAGGTTCGATTGCGGAGGACGATGTTAAGTATTTAAAAGGCGTCGGTCCTAAGCGGGCCGAGGCACTCGCCACCGTAGGTGTTAAAACTCAGCTCGACCTCCTCTACTATTTTCCCCGCAGATATTTAGACAGGAGCAGGATTCTCAAGATAAAAGATGCCCAATCGGCACTTCTGACGCCGGACGAAGTGACGTTCGTCGGGAGAATAAAATCGCTTTATGTGAAAAGAGGTGGACGACAATTTCTTTTCGCGAAATTGGCAGACGAAACAGGGACGATGCGATGCGTCTGGTTTAACGGAGTACAATATTTCATACGCGCCTTCAAAGAAGGCGAGCTCATTGCATTCTCGGGAAAAGTCACGACGTACCAGGACGAGCCGTGTCTCATCCATCCGGACTACGATTATCTGGAAGATGAATCGGACGAGGAATTCCTTCACACCGGCGGAATAATTCCGGTGTACCCTGCCACGGAGGGCTTGAGGAGGGTCGGCATGGATTCTCGCGGATTGAGAAGAATCATCCGGAATTTCTTGGAGTCACGGCAAGATTACGAATTCCCGGATGATATTCTTCCTGCTGAAGTCCTTTCCACAAATTCTCTCATGAATTTCAAGGATGCGGCAGCTTCGATACATTTTCCCAAAGATGAGCGGCATCTCGGTTACTCACAGCGCAGGTTCAAGTTCGAAGAACTTTTCTACCTAGAGCTGCTCCTCGGCATCAGGCGAAACTTGACAAAACTCGCACCGGGGATTCAGATGTCCGCGAAGAAAAACCATCTGGTCGGAAAGCTGACAAACGAGATTCTTCCATTCAAGTTGACCGATTCGCAGAAGAAGGTCCTGCAGGAAATCTTTATCGATCTGAAGTCAAGTCACCCGATGCAAAGACTTCTTCAGGGAGACGTCGGAAGCGGAAAGACAATCGTCGCACTCATTGCGATCCTCATAGCGGTTGAAAACGGCTACCAGACAGCCTTCATGGCGCCGACGGAAATTCTCGCGGCTCAGCATTTCGCGACCGTGAAACAATACGTCGATCTGCTCGGGATCAAGTCTGCAATGTTGATCGGAGGACAAAAGAAGGGAGATCGAACGCAGATTTATTCCGATATCGAGGACGGCAGCGCATCCATAGTGGTCGGCACACATGCGCTCATCCAGGAGAAGGTCAAATTCAACAAGCTCGGATTAATAGTTGTCGATGAGCAGCATCGTTTCGGAGTCGTGCAGCGAATGGCACTTCAGGGGAAAGGTGAGAACCCACATTTGCTGGTCATGACGGCGACCCCGATACCGAGGACGCTCTCACTCACGATTTACGGCGACCTGGATGTCTCGGTCATCGACGAGATGCCCGGCGGAAGGAAAAAAATCAAGACGGCACTGCGCAGCGAATCACAGCGAGAAAGCGTTTACAAGTTCATCCGTGAACAGGTGCTGGCCGGCCAGCAGATTTTTTTCGTATACCCGCTGGTAAACGAAACGGAAAAGCTAGACCTGAAAGCGGCGACCCAGAGTTTTGTGCGCTTGAGAGACGAGGTTTTTCGCGGGTTTAAAGTCGGGTTGATACACGGGCAGATGACCGAAACCGAGAAGAACGACATCATGCTCGCATTCAAGAAGAACGCGATAAATATTTTGGCGGCGACAACCGTGATAGAAGTCGGCATCGACGTGCCGAACGCCACTGTGATGGTGGTGGAACATGCCGAGCGCTTCGGTCTGAGTCAGCTCCACCAGCTTCGCGGGAGAATCGGCCGCGGTGTGCATCAATCTTATTGCATACTCATGACGGATGAGAAGTACCTCGATGAAAAGAAAATCCGAACCCGAGAAGATGCTGTCGCCTATCAGCGGCTCAGGCTCTTCACATCAACATCGGACGGATTCAAGATCGCGGAATATGATCTTGAGATTCGCGGTCCGGGGGAATTCTTCGGCACGAAGCAGAGCGGCGTTCCGCCGCTGAAGTTAGCAGATCTAATCAAAGACCGCGACTTGATAATTCAGGCGAGAAGATCGGCGTTCAGGATCGCCGAACGTGACCCGCACCTCAGAGAAGGCCAGCATGCGAAGCTGCGGGAGACTCTTTTGAAAAATTACCGAGAGAGTTTCGAATTCTTGAAGGCAAGTTGA
- a CDS encoding restriction endonuclease, which produces MWEVELKHDGLNKYRLIKGTDKYVVEQKAAAQKAVWDEMWRKKVEREGRVLNKRSMIEEAQSRAKEAFDAIDELEKILQHTLAVDDTIKWEALKDTSPFSKPKPQAPKPEEILQGPIETTPLYQPALSFLDKIFSSRREKKIKAAKELYKIDLQRWEKQKEEILRKNEESNKEYEKQLKQWQADEEAFLVKQKESNEAIEKRKDQYLARNRDAILDYCELVLSNSHYPDYFPKEFDLDYNLETKILIVEYSLPSRDVMPTIKEVKYVQSRNELVESYLTESTVDKLYDNLIYQITLRTIHELYEADVINALDSIVFNGWVESIDKATGKHVNACILSVQANRSEFLSINLASVDPKLCFKNLKGIGSSKLHSMTPIAPVLSISHEDKRFISSYEVADELDESSNLAAMDWEDFEHLIRELFEKEFAQSGGEVKVTQASRDGGVDAVAFDPDPIRGGKIVIQAKRYTNTVGVSAVRDLYGTVMNEGATKGILVTTADYGPDAYDFAKGKPLTLLNGSNLLHLLEKHGHKATINLKAAKLILSEKEKDKS; this is translated from the coding sequence ATGTGGGAAGTCGAGTTAAAACATGACGGCTTGAATAAATACCGACTGATCAAAGGAACGGATAAATACGTCGTTGAACAAAAGGCAGCTGCGCAGAAAGCAGTCTGGGACGAAATGTGGCGCAAGAAGGTGGAAAGGGAAGGGCGAGTGCTTAACAAGCGATCTATGATTGAAGAAGCTCAATCGAGGGCCAAAGAAGCATTTGACGCAATCGATGAACTTGAGAAAATACTGCAACATACACTCGCTGTTGATGATACCATTAAGTGGGAAGCGCTAAAGGATACATCACCTTTCTCGAAACCGAAACCTCAGGCCCCGAAACCGGAAGAAATTTTGCAGGGACCGATAGAGACAACACCACTCTACCAACCTGCGCTCAGCTTTCTTGATAAAATATTCTCTTCACGGAGAGAAAAGAAGATTAAAGCCGCCAAAGAACTCTACAAGATTGATTTACAACGTTGGGAAAAACAAAAAGAGGAAATACTGAGAAAGAATGAAGAATCTAATAAGGAGTATGAAAAGCAATTAAAGCAATGGCAAGCTGACGAAGAAGCATTTCTCGTCAAACAAAAAGAGTCTAATGAGGCAATTGAAAAAAGAAAAGACCAATATTTGGCTAGAAACCGAGATGCTATTCTGGACTATTGCGAACTTGTTCTCTCTAACTCTCATTATCCAGACTACTTCCCAAAGGAGTTTGATCTTGACTATAATCTTGAAACAAAGATCCTTATAGTCGAGTATTCTCTGCCCTCAAGAGATGTCATGCCAACAATTAAGGAAGTCAAGTACGTCCAATCTAGAAATGAACTTGTCGAGAGTTACCTCACGGAATCAACCGTTGACAAACTCTATGACAACTTGATCTATCAAATTACCCTTCGGACAATTCACGAGCTTTATGAAGCAGATGTTATCAACGCTTTAGATTCTATCGTGTTCAACGGTTGGGTTGAGTCCATTGATAAGGCGACGGGGAAGCACGTAAATGCTTGCATATTATCGGTTCAAGCTAATCGATCCGAGTTTCTTTCCATTAATTTAGCGAGCGTCGATCCAAAACTCTGTTTCAAAAACCTCAAGGGTATTGGCAGTTCAAAGCTACACAGTATGACTCCCATTGCCCCAGTTCTCAGCATTAGCCACGAGGACAAACGATTCATCTCGTCTTATGAGGTTGCCGATGAACTTGATGAGTCTAGCAACCTGGCGGCAATGGATTGGGAAGATTTTGAACATCTTATAAGAGAGTTATTCGAAAAAGAGTTTGCACAATCGGGTGGAGAGGTTAAGGTAACTCAAGCCAGTCGGGATGGTGGAGTCGACGCAGTCGCATTTGATCCCGATCCAATTCGTGGTGGCAAGATTGTTATCCAAGCCAAGCGTTATACCAACACTGTCGGAGTCTCAGCGGTCCGTGATCTATATGGGACAGTGATGAACGAAGGAGCAACGAAAGGAATTCTTGTTACTACTGCCGACTATGGACCCGACGCTTACGATTTTGCAAAGGGCAAGCCGCTGACACTTCTCAACGGAAGCAACCTCTTGCATTTGCTTGAGAAACACGGACATAAGGCAACGATTAATCTCAAAGCTGCCAAACTGATTTTGTCCGAGAAGGAGAAAGACAAGTCGTGA